From one Malus sylvestris chromosome 1, drMalSylv7.2, whole genome shotgun sequence genomic stretch:
- the LOC126629772 gene encoding uncharacterized protein LOC126629772 — MVGRPEVRVLEGVTTGVLSFRLSSKLEHLMVIVIMGKEQDVVPEVVAVETIMLGIRFMDNCPIIVEGENLEIDLIHFKLAKFDVIMGMDWLSKHRANVACWEKIVTFNRPELPATTFMGERRVLPNSIIFAIQATRLLNKGCVGFLAHVVVKNEPSLRPEEVPVVRNFIDVFPDDLPGLPPAR, encoded by the exons ATGGTAGGACGGCCAGAAGTCAGAGTTTTAGAGGGAGTGACAACCGGAGTGCTCAGTTTTCGACTCAGCAGCAAGCTGGAACATCTTATGGTAATAGTAATCATGGGAAAAGAGCAGGACGTGGTTCCAGAAGTCGTGGCTGTCGAAACAATAATGTTGGGTATTAGGTTCATGGAC AATTGTCCAATTATTGTTGAAGGGGAAAACttagagattgatttaattcatTTCAAATTGGCGAAGTTTGATGTCATTATGGGAATGGATTGGCTATCTAAGCACCGAGCGAATGTCGCATGTTGGGAGAAAATTGTGACGTTCAATCGGCCAGAACTTCCAGCAACTACATTTATGGGTGAGCGACGTGTCCTCCCCAATAGTATTATTTTTGCCATTCAAGCAACTAGGTTGTTGAATAAGGGTTGTGTGGGGTTTTTAGCCCACGTAGTTGTGAAGAATGAACCTTCTTTACGTCCAGAAGAAGTGCCAGTTGTAAGGAACTTCATCGATGTGTTTCCTGATGATTTACCAGGGTTGCCACCTGCGAGGTAA
- the LOC126625543 gene encoding protein CPR-5 isoform X1 — translation MDAPFSPSPSLHPLGSTPSVPADQPDAADHENTTTTTTVDANPNPSNPAVPNPLPGDASPEKPIGRNKMKAKKRVLRDPFAASSSSSASTSSGSSVRGTRVAGKRRTPKVVSTASRRNPNADEIAFRLGMSIAAFVAQILERNGELGGGMSSDHLAKICASAVRESLANDFGNTYDCFIRNFEESFGSTLRTLKLIKESSTENRGYISSHQNMDRSNLRVPHDEHDDCLRRESSSVIEDCHSEEIPHTNATLGRLNYRDEVQQNMLTNSLNLELSLHGQTNQLACVFPRTSESGTNQSILKTIGKSVMEQARANDLKTLELNLTMQRLKMKETQLDLHYDSNQLERSKFAMGISKQSFKAEKFKSQLEDTRHAELLRRCNDCLVFGLLVMAGFLMYGVYVYSYERLTEGTASCTSPSKKGSKSWLRWEAWDPMTSFNSWFNVLWCKVQVVSRALIGLLTIVAITFVFLHCSATAKRIMPVTYIVLLLGLLCGTAGKFCIDTLGGNGNIWVMWWEIFCALHFLCNVFTSTLYLILYGSVDVSQGAKRKTRLPYCIRQVVFFAILFLLLPVFCGLLPFASLGEWKHHFVVWVTDFGYW, via the exons ATGGATGCCCCTTTTTCTCCTTCACCTTCTCTACATCCCCTGGGCTCCACTCCTTCCGTTCCCGCCGATCAACCCGACGCCGCAGACCATGaaaacaccaccaccaccaccaccgttgATGCCAACCCCAACCCTTCAAATCCGGCGGTCCCAAACCCTTTGCCGGGTGATGCAAGCCCAGAAAAACCCATCGGCAGGAACAAAATGAAGGCGAAGAAGAGGGTATTAAGAGACCCTTTTGCAGCGTCATCCTCTTCTTCTGCTTCAACATCTTCGGGTTCGTCTGTCAGAGGAACACGCGTGGCGGGCAAGCGCCGAACCCCTAAGGTGGTTTCCACGGCGTCTCGAAGAAACCCTAATGCAGACGAGATTGCGTTTCGGCTGGGGATGTCAATTGCAGCTTTTGTTGCCCAG ATTCTGGAAAGGAATGGTGAGCTAGGTGGAGGGATGTCATCTGATCATCTTGCTAAG ATATGTGCTTCAGCTGTCAGAGAATCTTTAGCCAAT GATTTTGGGAACACATATGATTGTTTTATCAGGAACTTTGAAGAATCATTTGGAAGCACCTTGAGGACTCTAAAATTGATCAAGGAATCATCTACAGAAAACAGGGGATATATCTCAAGCCACCAAAACATGGACAGGTCAAATCTACGTGTGCCTCATGACGAGCATGATGATTGTTTAAGAAGAGAAAGCAGTTCTGTTATAGAAGATTGTCACTCAGAAGAGATTCCCCACACTAATGCAACCCTGGGTCGTTTAAATTATAGAGACGAAGTACAGCAGAATATGTTAACAAATTCTCTTAATCTGGAGCTCTCTTTGCATGGGCAAACAAACCAGTTGGCTTGTGTTTTCCCAAGGACATCTGAATCTGGAACCAACCAGTCTATTCTTAAAACTATTGGGAAATCTGTCATGGAGCAAGCCCGTGCAAATGACCTCAAAACATTGGAGCTTAATCTTACAATGCAAAGACTGAAGATGAAAGAGACACAGCTGGATCTCCACTATGATTCTAATCAACTAGAAAGATCAAAATTTGCAATGGGCATATCAAAGCAATCGTTTAAAGCTGAAAAGTTTAAGAGTCAATTAGAAGACACCAGACATGCTGAGCTGCTCCGAAGGTGTAACGACTGTCTAGTTTTTGGTTTGCTTGTCATGGCTGGATTCCTGATGTATGGTGTTTATGTCTATTCATATGAAAGACTTACAGAAGGAACTGCATCCTGTACATCTCCTTCAAAAAAG GGGTCGAAGTCTTGGTTGAGATGGGAAGCCTGGGATCCAATGACATCTTTCAATTCATGGTTTAATGTTCTATGGTGTAAGGTTCAAGTTGTATCTCGAGCGCTAATTGGTCTCTTAACGATTGTTGCAATTACTTTCGTTTTCCTCCATTGCTCAGCAACTGCAAAACGGATAATGCCAGTAACTTACATAGTCTTGCTGTTGGGACTTTTGTGTGGTACTGCGGGCAAGTTCTGCATAGACACATTGGGAGGGAACGGTAATATTTGGGTTATGTGGTGGGAGATTTTTTGCGCTTTGCACTTCTTATGTAATGTCTTTACATCGACCTTGTACCTTATCCTGTATGGATCAGTTGATGTTTCCCAAggagcaaaaagaaaaacaaggttGCCATACTGTATCCGGCAAGTGGTGTTCTTTGCTATTTTGTTTCTGCTTCTTCCAGTGTTTTGCGGCCTCTTGCCTTTCGCAAGCCTTGGTGAATGGAAACATCATTTCGTGGTGTGGGTCACTGATTTTGGTTACTGGTGA
- the LOC126625543 gene encoding protein CPR-5 isoform X2, with product MQTRLRFGWGCQLQLLLPRSHFFYFGCLILERNGELGGGMSSDHLAKICASAVRESLANDFGNTYDCFIRNFEESFGSTLRTLKLIKESSTENRGYISSHQNMDRSNLRVPHDEHDDCLRRESSSVIEDCHSEEIPHTNATLGRLNYRDEVQQNMLTNSLNLELSLHGQTNQLACVFPRTSESGTNQSILKTIGKSVMEQARANDLKTLELNLTMQRLKMKETQLDLHYDSNQLERSKFAMGISKQSFKAEKFKSQLEDTRHAELLRRCNDCLVFGLLVMAGFLMYGVYVYSYERLTEGTASCTSPSKKGSKSWLRWEAWDPMTSFNSWFNVLWCKVQVVSRALIGLLTIVAITFVFLHCSATAKRIMPVTYIVLLLGLLCGTAGKFCIDTLGGNGNIWVMWWEIFCALHFLCNVFTSTLYLILYGSVDVSQGAKRKTRLPYCIRQVVFFAILFLLLPVFCGLLPFASLGEWKHHFVVWVTDFGYW from the exons ATGCAGACGAGATTGCGTTTCGGCTGGGGATGTCAATTGCAGCTTTTGTTGCCCAGGTCCcattttttctattttggtTGTTTG ATTCTGGAAAGGAATGGTGAGCTAGGTGGAGGGATGTCATCTGATCATCTTGCTAAG ATATGTGCTTCAGCTGTCAGAGAATCTTTAGCCAAT GATTTTGGGAACACATATGATTGTTTTATCAGGAACTTTGAAGAATCATTTGGAAGCACCTTGAGGACTCTAAAATTGATCAAGGAATCATCTACAGAAAACAGGGGATATATCTCAAGCCACCAAAACATGGACAGGTCAAATCTACGTGTGCCTCATGACGAGCATGATGATTGTTTAAGAAGAGAAAGCAGTTCTGTTATAGAAGATTGTCACTCAGAAGAGATTCCCCACACTAATGCAACCCTGGGTCGTTTAAATTATAGAGACGAAGTACAGCAGAATATGTTAACAAATTCTCTTAATCTGGAGCTCTCTTTGCATGGGCAAACAAACCAGTTGGCTTGTGTTTTCCCAAGGACATCTGAATCTGGAACCAACCAGTCTATTCTTAAAACTATTGGGAAATCTGTCATGGAGCAAGCCCGTGCAAATGACCTCAAAACATTGGAGCTTAATCTTACAATGCAAAGACTGAAGATGAAAGAGACACAGCTGGATCTCCACTATGATTCTAATCAACTAGAAAGATCAAAATTTGCAATGGGCATATCAAAGCAATCGTTTAAAGCTGAAAAGTTTAAGAGTCAATTAGAAGACACCAGACATGCTGAGCTGCTCCGAAGGTGTAACGACTGTCTAGTTTTTGGTTTGCTTGTCATGGCTGGATTCCTGATGTATGGTGTTTATGTCTATTCATATGAAAGACTTACAGAAGGAACTGCATCCTGTACATCTCCTTCAAAAAAG GGGTCGAAGTCTTGGTTGAGATGGGAAGCCTGGGATCCAATGACATCTTTCAATTCATGGTTTAATGTTCTATGGTGTAAGGTTCAAGTTGTATCTCGAGCGCTAATTGGTCTCTTAACGATTGTTGCAATTACTTTCGTTTTCCTCCATTGCTCAGCAACTGCAAAACGGATAATGCCAGTAACTTACATAGTCTTGCTGTTGGGACTTTTGTGTGGTACTGCGGGCAAGTTCTGCATAGACACATTGGGAGGGAACGGTAATATTTGGGTTATGTGGTGGGAGATTTTTTGCGCTTTGCACTTCTTATGTAATGTCTTTACATCGACCTTGTACCTTATCCTGTATGGATCAGTTGATGTTTCCCAAggagcaaaaagaaaaacaaggttGCCATACTGTATCCGGCAAGTGGTGTTCTTTGCTATTTTGTTTCTGCTTCTTCCAGTGTTTTGCGGCCTCTTGCCTTTCGCAAGCCTTGGTGAATGGAAACATCATTTCGTGGTGTGGGTCACTGATTTTGGTTACTGGTGA
- the LOC126629787 gene encoding senescence-associated carboxylesterase 101-like, whose translation MDRISSAGLELANVLVTSPPLHQSWDAIQKQKLQTAADPNAQMALYISETKHSNTTIISFLTSPVKVQDPQAMISSTTLKGTNFLLFEFLCSKKTPSYSINELAIKFFALNHTNLDLLQTKLVESSNSNSSILITGHSFGGCLATLFTLWLLQSLNLSYLYH comes from the exons atggaCAGAATTAGCAGTGCGGGGCTGGAACTAGCAAATGTGCTGGTGACTTCTCCTCCCCTGCACCAGTCATGGGACGCAATTCAGAAGCAAAAGCTCCAGACAGCTGCTGATCCGAATGCACAAATGGCCTTATACATTAGTGAAACCAAGCACTCAAACACCACCATCATATCTTTTCTTACTTCACCAGTCAAGGTTCAAGATCCACAAGCGATGATTTCATCGACGACTCTCAAGGGCAcaaattttcttctctttgagTTTTTGTGCAGCAAAAAAACACCAAGTTACTCCATCAATGAATTGGCAATCAAATTCTTCGCCTTGAATCACACCAACCTCGATCTTCTGCAAACAAAG CTGGTAGAAAGCAGCAATTCCAACTCATCGATACTTATCACTGGACATTCTTTTGGAGGCTGTTTAGCTACCCTTTTCACCTTATGGCTGCTACAAAGCCTCAACTTGTCTTATCTATATCATTAA